Within Sandaracinaceae bacterium, the genomic segment GGTGAAGAAGGGTGCGCAGGTGGACGAGGGCGAGGTGCTCGTCGTCGTCCGCGCGGCCGACGAGACGGCCGCGCAAGACGAGGCGGCCGCGGAAGAGACCGAGTAGCCCGTGGAGCATCCCCGCGATCGCTACCTCACGGTCTACGGTCGCAAGCCCGTGCTCGAGGTGCTCGAGCAGCCCGAGCGCGCCATCGCGCGGGTCTTCGTGGCCACGAACGCGCGCGGCGACATGATCCGGAAGATCCGCGCGGCGGCGAGGGCGCGCGGCGTCGAGATCGTCGAGAAGCGAGCCGAGGACGTCTCGCGCATCAGCCGCCGCCCCAAGCAGGACCAGGGCGTGGCGGCCGACGTCGAGGCGCCCGCCATGGGTCCGCTCGAGGCGTGGCTCGAGGGCCTCGAGGGCGGCGCGCGCCTCCTCGCGCTCGACAACGTCACGACGCCGGGGAACGTGGGCCTCGTCCTGCGCACGGCCACGGTCTTCGGGCTCGACGGGGTGATCCTGCCGCGACGCGGCGTCCCCGAGGTGGGCCCGCTCGTCATCAAGGCTTCCGCAGGATATGCCTTCCGCGCGCGGATCTTGCGCTGCTCGGAGCTCGCCGACGGACTGTCGGACGCGAAGATGGCGGGGTTCTGCGTCTACGGGCTGAGCGACCGCGGAGAGAGCAGCCTCGCAGAGGTCGCGCCTCGCGAGCGGAGCGTCTTCGTGCTCGGCAACGAGACGGACGGGATCACCGCGCCGGTCGAGCCGCTGGTCGACGAGTGGCTGAGCATCCCGATGGCCTCGGCGGGCGACTCCCTCAACATCGCGACCGCGTCCGCGGTGGTGTGCTGGGAGCTCACTCGAGGCCGAGCAGGATCCCGCTCGAGCGCTCTCCCTGAAGGCTGACCGCGCTGCGGGGCACCCACGCGCGGCGGATCACCTCCGCGCAGCGGCCGTCCCCGCGCAGGCCAGGCACGTGCACGACCCTCACCCAGCGGTCGCCCGGTCGCCAGGACACCGTGAAGATCGAGGGCTCGCTGACGCTCGCCCACTCCGTGCCGTCGCGCGAGGTGTGCACCAGCGTGCCCACGGTGATGTGCGCCGGGCCGACGTACTCGTCCTGTCGCGGCGGGCGCCGACGGCAGAGCGCGTGGCGCGAATGCTCGGTCGATCGCCGGAACGGGCGCTCGACGACGCGCGCGTCTTCGGCCGCGCGCAGATCGACGTGCCGAACCCAGCCGCGGATCATCGCGCCGCTCGAGAACCGCGCGACCACGCGCACCCAGCCGTCGCGCCGCTCGATCTCGACCATCGGCGTGCTCAGACCTTCGGGCGCGTCGAGCCGGACCGACGGACCCTCACCGGGCTCCGCCGTGATCCACATCCGATCGTGCTGCGGCATCCAGCGGGGGCCCTGCGAATGCCACGCGGGCGGCGGCGGACCGGACTCCCCGTGCCCGACCGCGACCGCGCCGCACGGCAGATGGATCCGGCCGATCCACACCCCCGCGTCGACCTGCGCGCGCACCGTCACACCCTCGCCTTCGCGATCTTCGCGCACGTCTTCGAGGTCGACGGCGGGGGTCAACCAGAGCACGCCGCCCGCGACCAGCTCGGGGGTCGGGACGGTCCAGGGGATCGGCGCGTCGGTCCGGGCCGCGAACGCGAAGGGGGCCAGCACCCGCACGTCTCGGTAGCGGTTGCCGCGTCCGGGGCGGACGGCGACCGGCGTGTCCGTCACCGCGAGCGTGCGCAGGCGCTGCCCGGGCAGGCGCACGCGCAGCCGCTCGATCGAGGCGACGCCCGTCACCTCGCAGTCGGCAGCGGCCGACGCGGGCAGGGCGAGCAGGAACAACACCGCGAGCGCGCGCACGCCCCGAGCATAGCAACGCGGGCCTCGCTATCCTGCTCCTCATCGTGCCGCGCGCTCTCTGGCTGTGCTGTGTCCTCTGCTTCGCCTGCGAGGCCGCGCCGGCGATCGAAGACGCGTCGGTGGGCGCAGACGCGGCCGCGGTCGATCCTGACGCCGGCTTGCCCCCCGAGGACCTGGACGGCTTCATCACCTGGCAGATGGAGCGGGGCGGGCTGCCCGGCGCCGCGGTGGCCATCGTCCGGCCCGACGGCGACGCGTTCGTGGGGGCCTACGGCTACGCGGATCTCGAGGGCGAGGTCCCGGTCGACCGGCACACGCTCTTCATCCTCGCCTCGGTGTCCAAGACCGTCGCCGCGGTGCGGGTGATGCAGCTCGTGGAGAGCGGCGCGCTCGACCTCGACGCGCCGCTCGACGGGGTGCTGCCCTACGCGCTTCGACACCCGGAGCACCCCGACGCGCCGATCACCGCGCGCATGCTGCTCGCTCACGTCTCGGGGCTGGAGGACGTGTTCAGCACCTTGGCCGAGGTCACGACCGCGGGGGGTGACCCGGAGGTGAGCCTCGCGGAGTTCGCGGAGGGCTACGCGAGCGAGGGCGGCGCCTGGTACGGGGAAGGGAACTGGGGGGCCGAGCCCGGGACTCGTCACGCCTACTGCAACGCAGGTTACGGGGTCATCGGCCACCTGGTCGAGGTCGCCGGCGGCGCCTCGTTCCGCGCGCAGACGGAGGACGGGGTCTTCGGGCCGCTCGAGATGGACGGAGCGGGCTGGTTTCTCGCCGACGTCGACGAGGCGCGCGTGGCGGTGCCCTACGGCTACAACGGCCGCAGCTACAACCCGCTGCCCCAGAACGGCTTCGCCTACTACCCCGCGAGCAGCCTGCGGGCCTCGATCACCGGGCTCGCGCGCTACGCGCGGATGTTGCTCCGCGGCGGGGAGCTCGACGGGAGCCGGGTGCTGAGCGAGGAGAGCGTGGCCGAGCTCTTGCGCTTGCAGTACCCGGAGCTCGACCGGGGGCAGGCGCTGACGTTCAGCGAGCGAGGGGTAGGCGCAAGCCGCTACATCGGGCACAGCGGGAGCACGTTCGGCGGGAGCACGCAGTTCTTGCTGAGCCGGGAAGGGACGCACGCGATCGTGTTGATCACGAACAGCGACGCCTACATCCGCTCCCGCTTCGGGCAGACCGAAGGGCGAGACGCGATGGAGGCGATCCTGCGTCGGCTGGACGCCGAGGCGCGGTAGGCGGCCAGGTGGCATTGCACGAGGCTTGCTACGCGGGCGACCTCGCGGCTGTGCGCGCGCTGCTCGACCGCGGGGAGGAGCCGAACGCAGAGGCGACGTCGGGGCGCTGGGTCTCCTGCCGGGAGCGGCCGCGACCTCTGAACTGCGTCGCGATCGCCTGGGCGATGACGGAAGACCACGTGCGCATCGCGCGGCTGCTGATCGAGCGCGGGGCGGTCGTGGACGAGACGGTGCGGCGCGACCACGGCATCGAATCGGCGGGCCGAGAAGCCGACGCGG encodes:
- a CDS encoding RNA methyltransferase, which translates into the protein MEHPRDRYLTVYGRKPVLEVLEQPERAIARVFVATNARGDMIRKIRAAARARGVEIVEKRAEDVSRISRRPKQDQGVAADVEAPAMGPLEAWLEGLEGGARLLALDNVTTPGNVGLVLRTATVFGLDGVILPRRGVPEVGPLVIKASAGYAFRARILRCSELADGLSDAKMAGFCVYGLSDRGESSLAEVAPRERSVFVLGNETDGITAPVEPLVDEWLSIPMASAGDSLNIATASAVVCWELTRGRAGSRSSALPEG
- a CDS encoding serine hydrolase domain-containing protein; amino-acid sequence: MPRALWLCCVLCFACEAAPAIEDASVGADAAAVDPDAGLPPEDLDGFITWQMERGGLPGAAVAIVRPDGDAFVGAYGYADLEGEVPVDRHTLFILASVSKTVAAVRVMQLVESGALDLDAPLDGVLPYALRHPEHPDAPITARMLLAHVSGLEDVFSTLAEVTTAGGDPEVSLAEFAEGYASEGGAWYGEGNWGAEPGTRHAYCNAGYGVIGHLVEVAGGASFRAQTEDGVFGPLEMDGAGWFLADVDEARVAVPYGYNGRSYNPLPQNGFAYYPASSLRASITGLARYARMLLRGGELDGSRVLSEESVAELLRLQYPELDRGQALTFSERGVGASRYIGHSGSTFGGSTQFLLSREGTHAIVLITNSDAYIRSRFGQTEGRDAMEAILRRLDAEAR
- a CDS encoding ankyrin repeat domain-containing protein, with protein sequence MALHEACYAGDLAAVRALLDRGEEPNAEATSGRWVSCRERPRPLNCVAIAWAMTEDHVRIARLLIERGAVVDETVRRDHGIESAGREADAAFAALIAE